A window of Mucilaginibacter paludis DSM 18603 contains these coding sequences:
- a CDS encoding hybrid sensor histidine kinase/response regulator transcription factor, whose protein sequence is MPATKVLTICVIAFFLSMAFCADAQLKCKIEHYSTEDGLSHNRIMCMLKDREGFMWFGTWDGLNRFDGHNFVVYKSKPGDTSSLRNNRIENIIEDKAGFLWVQAYDNRVYRFDKKNGQFLAIEAGAPFNRGSQPIFTRMELSKNGRIWLITKKEGIFLIDEPDAVHPHCTRFAQGLGRSLSLPSNTIQFFHQDQQSNVWISTANGICLIAKNRFGKYTSSTLSGRNDLTCAEDTKDTIWLGTRAGSLIYIPKSTKQFTELKLTDNSINQLIVSKKNNCVYATSSGAQVIKIQRSNRAFSLFTMPQAGQFFSLYEDKRGLLWLEADRYGIVKFDPERKSFKGFNQKTDAFFDHYVKFYRVIEDNNGSVWVSMDHGGFGYYNPVTDNVDYFYDEPGSGNHWFSNIIVCTYMDPAGVLWLNADDKGLNKIVFQRNDFNQKLIVTNTVNRSDNEIRGLCYDSQNRLWLASKSGNLYIYKNDKQVPVSFLNTPKDGIGVIYAILQDKKGCVWIGTRSNGLFRAVPVNAQQTAYQLTHFETGKNDIFSLNSNVIYSLLEDRQGRVWVGTYESGLNLVDEQNGWIRFLNIKNCFKNYPKKSFLKIRNLKEDAKGNIWLATTDGLLIVDPDQYHIDHSRFAGFSKISGDRTSLSKNDIQFIYRDSKAAMWLCTSGGGLDKAIGDNPFKKLNFKVYTTEDGLTSDYVLSCVEDNDNNLWLATENGLSKFNPQSDKFRNYDSYDGLPKTGFSESSSLKLPNGNLVFGGITGYVSFNPRSILSPKIFVNMAFTNLQVNNNDIFPDQSGGILKQNIDQTSGLRLQYNQNIIAVDYAVLDYRLTSKQNYAYRLLGFDNLWHDNKGQRRATYTNLPPGDYKFEVKSTAADLYLNTPYKSLSITILPPPWCTWWAYLIYMVILSIAIAIVRRIALTMLKLRHRIAVEQKMADLKVGFFTNVSHELRTPLTLILNPIEEIFDKEKLSAQGVEHIHVVRKNAKRMVRFINQLLDLRKAQSGKATLRVSQVDMVSFVKKISEYFTDLAREKHIELQITASRDIVLLWIDAEKIDVVIYNLLANAFKFSPANKTIQVLIGQAYANAPVLIEIADQGQGVPENKLQDIFELYYEGDHNESKNLKGTGIGLALAKELVAIHQGKISAKNNTDKGLTVSIELKAGKEHFATADVVFVDAPEVPHEFEETMEGMLLQTIHHPKHQHDVNVPLVLLVEDNNDLRMFLAAQLSSLYRVEVAENGQEGLQKAINLLPDLVLSDVMMPKMDGIQMLDELKNNILTSHIPVVLLSAKFSIENQIEGLKYGADSYITKPFDNGFLLASIENLIRQRKKIFDTLLSGKKTISLSPAEIVITSHDEIFLKKVIQIVEDRMVDPEFNIESVSEAVNLSRSAFYKKFKSLTNMAPVEFVREMRLKRAKQMLDAGQNNMTEIAYAVGFNNSRYFSTCFKELYHQSPTDYLKSISIKA, encoded by the coding sequence ATGCCTGCTACAAAGGTTTTAACTATATGCGTTATTGCATTTTTTTTAAGCATGGCATTTTGCGCTGATGCTCAGTTAAAGTGCAAAATAGAACATTATTCTACTGAAGATGGCCTGTCGCACAACCGGATTATGTGCATGCTCAAAGACAGGGAGGGCTTTATGTGGTTTGGCACCTGGGATGGTTTAAACAGGTTTGACGGGCATAATTTTGTGGTTTATAAATCCAAACCCGGCGATACATCAAGCCTGCGCAACAACAGGATAGAAAATATTATTGAAGATAAGGCCGGTTTTTTATGGGTACAAGCTTATGATAACCGCGTATACAGGTTTGATAAAAAAAACGGACAATTTTTGGCTATTGAGGCCGGCGCTCCTTTCAACAGGGGCTCCCAGCCCATTTTCACCAGGATGGAGTTATCAAAAAATGGGCGCATCTGGCTTATCACCAAAAAAGAAGGTATTTTTTTGATTGACGAACCCGACGCAGTACACCCACATTGTACCAGGTTTGCACAAGGGCTGGGCCGCAGCTTAAGTTTGCCATCAAATACCATTCAGTTTTTTCATCAGGATCAACAATCCAATGTTTGGATAAGCACAGCTAACGGCATCTGCCTTATTGCTAAAAACCGGTTCGGGAAATATACGAGCAGCACGCTTTCGGGCAGAAACGATTTAACCTGCGCCGAGGATACCAAAGATACCATTTGGCTGGGTACCAGGGCCGGAAGCTTAATTTACATCCCCAAATCAACAAAACAATTTACGGAGTTAAAGTTAACGGACAACAGCATCAATCAACTGATCGTTTCCAAAAAAAATAATTGTGTTTACGCCACGTCTTCCGGCGCGCAAGTGATTAAAATACAACGATCAAACAGGGCTTTCAGCTTATTTACCATGCCGCAGGCGGGGCAATTTTTTTCTTTGTATGAGGATAAGCGCGGCTTGCTATGGCTTGAAGCAGACCGATACGGCATTGTAAAGTTTGATCCGGAGCGCAAATCATTCAAAGGATTCAATCAAAAAACGGACGCTTTTTTTGATCATTACGTTAAATTTTACCGAGTAATTGAGGATAACAACGGATCGGTATGGGTGAGTATGGATCATGGTGGCTTTGGATACTACAACCCTGTTACCGATAATGTAGACTATTTTTACGACGAGCCGGGCTCTGGCAATCACTGGTTTTCAAATATTATTGTTTGCACTTATATGGACCCCGCCGGGGTATTGTGGTTAAATGCCGATGATAAAGGCCTGAATAAAATTGTTTTTCAGCGCAACGATTTCAACCAGAAACTTATTGTCACCAACACCGTCAACCGGTCTGATAATGAAATACGTGGTTTATGTTATGATAGCCAAAACAGATTGTGGCTGGCATCCAAGTCGGGTAATTTATACATCTACAAAAACGACAAGCAAGTACCCGTATCTTTTTTAAATACCCCAAAGGATGGCATAGGCGTAATTTATGCCATTTTGCAGGATAAAAAAGGCTGCGTATGGATAGGCACCCGCAGCAACGGCTTGTTCAGGGCTGTGCCGGTAAATGCACAACAAACAGCCTATCAATTAACTCATTTTGAAACCGGCAAGAATGATATTTTCAGCTTAAACAGCAACGTAATTTATTCGCTGCTGGAGGATAGGCAAGGCCGTGTTTGGGTGGGTACCTACGAAAGCGGACTAAATTTAGTTGACGAGCAAAACGGGTGGATCAGATTTTTGAACATCAAAAACTGTTTTAAAAATTATCCAAAAAAATCGTTCCTGAAGATCCGGAATTTAAAAGAAGATGCTAAGGGAAATATCTGGCTGGCAACCACGGATGGATTGCTCATTGTTGATCCCGATCAATATCATATCGATCATTCGAGGTTTGCTGGTTTCAGCAAGATATCAGGCGACAGAACAAGTTTAAGTAAAAACGATATCCAGTTTATTTACCGCGACTCCAAAGCTGCAATGTGGCTATGCACATCGGGCGGAGGCCTGGATAAAGCCATTGGCGATAATCCATTTAAAAAGCTGAATTTTAAAGTTTACACCACCGAAGATGGCTTAACAAGCGATTATGTTTTAAGCTGCGTTGAAGATAACGATAACAATTTGTGGCTGGCAACAGAGAACGGACTTTCTAAATTTAACCCGCAAAGCGACAAGTTCAGAAATTACGATTCGTACGATGGTCTCCCCAAAACAGGTTTCTCCGAATCATCGAGCCTGAAACTCCCTAACGGCAACCTGGTTTTTGGCGGCATTACCGGCTACGTATCCTTCAACCCGCGGAGCATCCTCAGCCCTAAAATTTTTGTTAATATGGCGTTCACCAATTTGCAGGTGAACAACAATGATATTTTTCCGGATCAAAGCGGCGGTATCCTGAAGCAAAACATTGATCAAACATCCGGCTTGCGGCTTCAGTACAACCAAAATATCATCGCGGTAGACTATGCGGTATTGGATTACCGGTTAACAAGCAAACAAAACTATGCTTATCGCCTGCTGGGTTTCGATAACCTTTGGCACGACAACAAAGGGCAGCGGCGGGCTACTTATACTAACCTGCCACCGGGCGATTATAAGTTTGAAGTGAAGAGCACCGCGGCCGATCTTTATTTAAACACGCCCTATAAAAGTTTATCCATAACCATTTTACCGCCGCCGTGGTGTACCTGGTGGGCATACCTCATTTACATGGTCATCTTATCGATAGCAATAGCCATAGTACGCCGCATTGCCTTGACCATGCTTAAACTCAGGCACCGGATAGCTGTTGAACAAAAGATGGCCGATTTAAAGGTAGGCTTCTTCACCAACGTATCGCACGAACTGCGTACCCCCCTAACGTTGATACTGAACCCGATAGAAGAGATCTTCGATAAAGAAAAACTATCAGCTCAGGGCGTTGAGCACATCCACGTTGTGCGCAAAAATGCAAAGCGAATGGTGCGCTTTATTAATCAGTTGCTTGATTTGCGCAAGGCGCAGAGCGGCAAAGCTACACTCCGGGTTTCACAGGTAGATATGGTATCGTTCGTGAAAAAAATAAGTGAATATTTTACCGACCTGGCCCGCGAAAAACATATTGAGCTTCAAATTACCGCCAGCCGTGATATTGTATTGCTTTGGATAGATGCCGAAAAAATTGATGTTGTGATCTATAACCTGCTGGCCAATGCCTTTAAGTTTAGCCCGGCCAACAAAACTATACAAGTGCTGATTGGACAGGCGTATGCAAATGCCCCGGTATTGATTGAGATAGCCGACCAGGGCCAGGGCGTGCCGGAAAACAAACTGCAGGACATTTTTGAGCTGTATTATGAAGGAGACCACAACGAGAGCAAAAACCTGAAAGGCACCGGTATAGGCCTTGCTTTAGCCAAAGAGCTGGTGGCTATTCATCAGGGTAAAATTTCTGCGAAAAATAATACCGATAAAGGCCTCACTGTATCCATCGAATTGAAAGCCGGAAAAGAACATTTTGCAACTGCCGATGTGGTTTTTGTTGATGCGCCCGAAGTACCTCATGAGTTTGAGGAAACTATGGAGGGTATGTTATTACAAACCATTCATCATCCCAAACATCAACATGACGTAAACGTGCCCTTAGTTTTATTGGTTGAAGACAATAACGATCTGCGGATGTTTTTAGCAGCACAACTCAGTAGCCTTTACCGTGTAGAAGTTGCCGAAAATGGGCAGGAAGGTTTACAAAAAGCAATCAATTTATTACCCGACCTGGTGTTGAGCGATGTAATGATGCCTAAAATGGATGGCATACAAATGCTTGATGAGTTAAAGAACAATATCCTGACGAGCCATATCCCAGTCGTGCTATTGTCGGCAAAGTTTTCGATTGAAAACCAGATAGAAGGATTAAAATACGGGGCCGACTCCTATATCACCAAACCTTTTGATAACGGCTTTTTACTGGCATCGATAGAAAACCTGATCAGGCAGCGCAAAAAAATATTTGATACTCTTTTAAGCGGCAAAAAAACCATTTCGCTTAGCCCGGCCGAGATCGTAATCACCTCGCACGATGAAATATTTCTGAAAAAGGTCATCCAAATTGTCGAGGATCGAATGGTTGATCCTGAGTTTAATATCGAATCCGTTTCTGAGGCGGTTAATTTGAGCCGTTCGGCTTTTTATAAAAAATTTAAAAGCCTCACCAATATGGCCCCTGTTGAATTTGTAAGGGAGATGCGCCTGAAAAGAGCAAAGCAAATGTTAGATGCCGGCCAAAATAACATGACCGAAATAGCATACGCCGTAGGTTTCAATAACTCCAGGTATTTCAGCACTTGTTTTAAAGAGCTTTATCATCAATCACCAACCGACTATCTCAAGTCGATATCAATAAAAGCGTAA